The region AGTTTTGGTATTCAGAGATGTTACTGAAAAAAAGGAAAAACAGAAAAAAATAGAATATCTAAGTTATCATGATCAGTTGACGGGACTTTATAACAGGCATTTCTTTGAAGAGGAACTCAACCGGATAGATGTTGAAAAAAGTCTTCCACTTACCATTGCCATGGCGGATGTAAATGGCCTTAAGCTCACCAACGATGCCTTTGGACATGAAGCCGGGGATTTGCTTTTACAAAGCATAGCAAAAGTGTTGAAAAGCGAATGCAGGGCTGATGATATTGTTTCAAGAATTGGAGGCGATGAATTTGTTTTATTATTGCCTAGAACAAATTATAATCAAGCAGAGTTGATTGTAAAGCGAATATACAAAGCCATAAGCAATCGAAAGGACAATAACATTGTTATGTCTGTATCCATTGGCTGGGAAACAAAAATACAGTCGCAGGAAAATGTAAAAGAGGTGCTTTCCAAAGCTGAAGACCATATGTACAGCACAAAAATCCTCGAAAGCCAAAGTATGAGAAATCAAACGATAAAAGTGATTACGCAAACGCTTCATAATACAAATCCAAGGGAGAAGCTTCATTCAGAAAAAGTCAGCGAGTTAAGCCGAAAAATTGGTGAAGCAATGAATCTTGACAACGAGGCTTTAAAAGAACTAGAAATAGCAGGGTTAATGCACGACATTGGTAAAATTGCTATCGATAGCAGCATTCTTAATAAGCCTGGCAAGCTAACAGAATCCGAATTTATGGAGATTAAAAAGCATCCCGAGATTGGTTATCATATTTTAAAATCAGCAGATGCTTATACAAAGCTTTCAGAATATGTTTTAGCACATCACGAAAGATGGGATGGACACGGTTACCCTCGCGGACTTTCCGGCCAGGAAATTCCTTTGGTTTCCAGAATTATAGCCGTTGCAGATGCGTATGAAGCAATGACTTCACATAGGCTTTATAAAAATGCGTTTTCACATGAACAAGCTATGGAGGAACTTAAACGGTGCTCAGGAATACAATTTGACCCCAAGATTGTAGTTGCATTTGAAAAGGTATACAGTCTGATTAATCAAGATAAATAGCTTTGGATGATTTAAGAACTACGAAAAGCAGGAAGAATGTTTTTTTAACATTCTTCCTGCTTTTTTCAGTTAGTGTTTGCAACCGTAAATTGCAAGAGCAAGTTGGACACCCACGGTAGAGTGGGCGCGGGTTCTTAGGCGGCGTAAACTTTATTCAAGAATGCCTCAAATAGTTCCTCTGGAGTGCGGTAGCCGAGCTTGCGGCGAGGCCGTCATCGATTTTCTGTTAGTTATATGCACAGGTGGCCTGTGGCTCATTTGGATATTGATAAAATACCTTAGAAGTCGTTAAACACATGAAAAGAACCATAGCGGAGGAGTTTCCGCTATGGTTCTTTTTCCGTATTCAGTTTGCCTTAATTAGTTTTTCCTTGTGACACAGTCGCTTTCCCTGAATCGACTTTTTAAATCCGGTTTCCGTTTTTAACTGTTGAATTATTATCATGTTACCCTTCTTGTAGACTCGCCTTCAACCAGCTCCGCTTTAAAAACCTTTTTCTGATGCTCCGCCTTATTTTTGATTACATCGAATAAGATTTTAATGGTAGCCTTTGCCATCTCCTCCACAGGCTGGCGTATGGTGGTAATGGAAGGGTTATAATAACGGGCAATATCAAGACCGTCATAGCCGGCAACGCAATAGTCCTCGGGAATCCTCTTCCCATGCTCAAGGATTGCCTTGCAGGCGCCGATGGCAATGCTGTCTGAAATGGCGTATACAGCCGTAAAATCCCGTTTCTCCTTCAGAACCCGGTCCATCATCCGGTAACCGTTGTCCATGGTATAGCATTCCTCACATTCCTCAGAATAAATGATCAGAGAAAGGGAGGGAGGGATGCCGTTGTCTGCAAGAGCCTTTTTATACCCCTCCAGGCGAAGGCGGCCAATGCTTTCATCATCAGGAGCTGCTGTCAGGATGAGGATCTTTTCATGTCCGAGTTTACATAAATAATCCGTCATTTTATAGCTTTCTGCATAGTCATCTACGGATACGCAGGAAAAATCAGGCAATTCTCCGGAGTAATCCGTCATACCGATGGTACTAAGCACATAGGGAACGGTAAGCTGCTCCAGCTCTTCCTTACTATGGGAAAAGTATCCTCCAAGAAATACGATTCCCCTTGGCTTTTTTTCCTTGATCAGTTCCAAAGCCACATCAACCTCATCCTCATGCTCATCCACCCGCTGCAGGATGAATGAGTATTTCTTTTTCTGGATCTCCTCCTCAAAGACACGGATCATCTTGCTGAAAAAAGGATTGCCGATTCCCTTGATCAGCACGGCAATGGCCCTGGAATCGGTTCGTTTTAGATTCCGCGCACTGTTGTTGGGAATATAGTTGTTTTCCTTGATCACCTGCATGATCATGTTCTTTGTTTCTGGGTTGATATCCGGATGATTGTTGATGGCCCGGGACACGGTGCTGACACCCACCCCGCATAATCTGGCTATATCCTTAATGTTTATGGAGTCCATGAGAAATACTCATCCCCTTTCGTCACGCCCTGCCGTAAAGTCTGGCAATTTTTCGGCATCTTCCTGCAAGCTCTTCTGTTATTTCCCCGGAAAGCATACGCCATCTCCAGTTTTTCCCCAGGGTGGAAGGTTCGTTGATCCTTGCCCTCCCGTCAAGGCCCAGATAATCCTGGACCGGTATCACTGCCAGTCTGGCTACACTGGCCAGGGCCAGACGGATAAAATCCCAGTGGATCTCCTCTCCAGGCGTGTTCCCGTTATTCATATAGTCAATGGAAAGCTGCCGGTCCTGGGCGGTTAAATCCTGATACCAGCCCCTGATGGTATTGTTGTCATGGGTTCCCGTATATACCACACAATTCCGGGTGTAATTATGGGGCAGATAATCACTTTCTTCTCTGGAGTCAAAGGCAAATTCCAGCACCTTCATGCCTGGGAAACCCGTTTCCTTTACCAGTTTTAAAACCGAAGGAGTCAAAAAACCAAGGTCTTCTGCTATGATATCCAGCTTTCCGAATTTTTCCTCCATCCGGTTGAAAATATCAATTCCAGGCCCTTTTTCCCAGGCACCGTTTACTGCATTCTCACTTCCGGCAGGAATGGAATAATACTCATCGAAACCACGGAAGTGATCCACACGCACCACATCATACAGGCGGAAGCTGTATTCCATCCGCTTCATCCACCATTCATACCCTGTTTCTCCATGGTACTCCCAGCGGTAAAGAGGATTTCCCCATAACTGTCCGGTGGCAGAAAAACCATCGGGAGGACACCCTGCCACAGCAACAGGCTCACGGCTTTCATCAAACTGGAACAGCTCCGGATGAAACCAGGAGTCCGCGCTGTCAAATGCCACATAAATAGGAATGTCTCCAATGATCCGGATGCCTTGTTCCCTGGCATAGGATTTTAACCTGCTCCACTGCTCCTCAAACTTGATCTGAAGGAAGCCGTAAAATCCGATTTCGTCTGACAGCTCTTGTTCATACCGTGCAACCGCATCCTCCCTTCGAAGGCGAATGTCTTCATCCCAACAGATCCAGCTTTTTCCTTTAAAATGATCCTTAACTGCCATGTAAAAGCAGTACCCGGACGTTTCCTCTCCAAGGAGCTTTCCCGGTTCTTCCGGTTTATGACCCTGGCCCTTCCACCGTCCGTAAGCCATTCTTAACAGGGGAAAACGGTTATTGTAGATCTTTCCATAGTCAATGTCCCTGGGATCCTCTCCAAAATCCATTGCCTCACATTCCGCCGAGGTGAGCAGCCCCTCCTTCACCAGCTCATCCAGATCAATGAAATAAGGATTTCCCGCAAATGCGGAGAATGACTGGTAGGGAGAGTCCCCAAATCCGGTAGGGCCTAAAGGGAGAATCTGCCAGTACTGCTGCCCTGCTTTTTTTAATATATCAATAAATTCATATGCCTCTTTTGAAAATG is a window of [Clostridium] saccharolyticum WM1 DNA encoding:
- the malQ gene encoding 4-alpha-glucanotransferase yields the protein MRECGMLLPVASLPSKYGIGAFSKEAYEFIDILKKAGQQYWQILPLGPTGFGDSPYQSFSAFAGNPYFIDLDELVKEGLLTSAECEAMDFGEDPRDIDYGKIYNNRFPLLRMAYGRWKGQGHKPEEPGKLLGEETSGYCFYMAVKDHFKGKSWICWDEDIRLRREDAVARYEQELSDEIGFYGFLQIKFEEQWSRLKSYAREQGIRIIGDIPIYVAFDSADSWFHPELFQFDESREPVAVAGCPPDGFSATGQLWGNPLYRWEYHGETGYEWWMKRMEYSFRLYDVVRVDHFRGFDEYYSIPAGSENAVNGAWEKGPGIDIFNRMEEKFGKLDIIAEDLGFLTPSVLKLVKETGFPGMKVLEFAFDSREESDYLPHNYTRNCVVYTGTHDNNTIRGWYQDLTAQDRQLSIDYMNNGNTPGEEIHWDFIRLALASVARLAVIPVQDYLGLDGRARINEPSTLGKNWRWRMLSGEITEELAGRCRKIARLYGRA
- a CDS encoding LacI family DNA-binding transcriptional regulator, coding for MDSINIKDIARLCGVGVSTVSRAINNHPDINPETKNMIMQVIKENNYIPNNSARNLKRTDSRAIAVLIKGIGNPFFSKMIRVFEEEIQKKKYSFILQRVDEHEDEVDVALELIKEKKPRGIVFLGGYFSHSKEELEQLTVPYVLSTIGMTDYSGELPDFSCVSVDDYAESYKMTDYLCKLGHEKILILTAAPDDESIGRLRLEGYKKALADNGIPPSLSLIIYSEECEECYTMDNGYRMMDRVLKEKRDFTAVYAISDSIAIGACKAILEHGKRIPEDYCVAGYDGLDIARYYNPSITTIRQPVEEMAKATIKILFDVIKNKAEHQKKVFKAELVEGESTRRVT